A genomic window from Brassica oleracea var. oleracea cultivar TO1000 chromosome C8, BOL, whole genome shotgun sequence includes:
- the LOC106310743 gene encoding bidirectional sugar transporter SWEET14-like, translated as MALNVLAFTFGIMGNIISFIVFLAPVPTFVRICKKKSTEGFQSLPYVSALFSAMLWIYYAMQKDGSGFLLITINSVGCFIETIYIVLFITYANKKARISTLKVLGLLNFLGFAAIILVCELLTKGSNREKVLGGICVGFSVCVFAAPLSIMRVVIRTKSVEFMPFSLSLFLTLSAITWLFYGLAIKDFYVALPNIMGAFLGAVQMILYIIYKYYKAPKTDDTEKPKTVSDHSINMVKLASNPLSGDLKAPPQIPGGDLEGQIEKEMANQIQA; from the exons ATGGCTCTAAACGTATTGGCATTTACATTTGGAATCATGG GCAACATCATATCGTTCATCGTGTTCTTGGCACCAGT GCCAACTTTTGTTAGGATCTGCAAGAAAAAATCGACAGAAGGCTTTCAATCACTTCCCTATGTGTCAGCGCTCTTTAGTGCGATGCTATGGATTTACTACGCTATGCAAAAAGATGGATCAGGCTTCCTCCTGATTACCATAAACTCTGTGGGATGTTTTATCGAAACCATCTACATTGTCCTCTTCATAACATATGCTAACAAGAAAGCAAGA ATATCAACTTTGAAGGTTCTTGGGCTCTTGAATTTCTTGGGGTTTGCCGCTATTATTCTTGTATGTGAGCTATTGACCAAAGGATCAAACCGTGAGAAAGTCCTTGGAGGGATTTGCGTCGGATTTTCCGTTTGCGTCTTCGCAGCTCCTTTGAGCATCATG AGAGTGGTGATACGAACAAAGAGTGTGGAGTTTATGCCCTTCTCTCTATCATTGTTTCTTACCCTCAGTGCCATTACATGGCTCTTCTACGGTCTTGCTATTAAAGACTTCTACGTTGCG CTTCCAAATATAATGGGTGCGTTTCTCGGAGCAGTTCAAATGATTCTTTACATCATATACAAGTACTACAAAGCTCCAAAAACTGATGACACAGAGAAACCCAAAACGGTGTCGGATCACTCAATCAATATGGTCAAGCTTGCATCAAATCCACTTTCCGGTGATTTGAAGGCTCCTCCTCAAATTCCTGGTGGTGATTTAGAGGGTCAGATTGAAAAGGAAATGGCAAACCAAATCCAAGCCTAA
- the LOC106308775 gene encoding uncharacterized protein LOC106308775 has product MTVREYEAEFNSLKKYAGREAESEIFLVRKFMHGLRVDLRTRCKICNYDTVAELVEKAAEQKAGISEEAKVFGTVAHVHPGKHAGKNQKPVKAGSLSKPNATGRSACSTCGKMHSGVCRAASGACPCCGSMDHKVCDCPEEDLRPKSQNEDAGERVCYNCGETGHYKNQCPKDAQSAGKRLSDGPQPAAKRQAIMPQVYTIGDGSIRCTQSVMSQWTQARLV; this is encoded by the coding sequence ATGACTGTAAGGGAGTATGAAGCGGAATTCAACAGCCTCAAGAAGTATGCTGGGCGTGAGGCTGAGTCGGAAATTTTCTTGGTCCGTAAATTCATGCACGGACTTAGGGTTGATCTCCGAACTCGTTGTAAGATCTGCAACTATGATACTGTGGCCGAACTGGTGGAAAAGGCTGCAGAACAGAAAGCTGGAATCAGTGAGGAAGCCAAGGTGTTTGGCACAGTGGCGCATGTCCATCCTGGTAAGCATGCGGGAAAGAATCAAAAGCCGGTGAAGGCTGGCTCTCTCAGCAAGCCGAATGCAACAGGTCGCAGTGCATGTTCGACTTGCGGGAAGATGCACTCTGGTGTCTGCCGTGCTGCTTCGGGAGCTTGTCCTTGTTGCGGAAGTATGGATCACAAGGTGTGTGATTGTCCTGAGGAAGACCTAAGGCCGAAGAGCCAGAACGAAGATGCTGGAGAACGTGTGTGCTACAACTGCGGCGAAACGGGGCACTACAAGAATCAGTGTCCGAAAGACGCGCAATCTGCTGGGAAGCGTCTGAGCGATGGGCCTCAGCCGGCTGCAAAGAGGCAGGCCATCATGCCGCAGGTGTACACAATCGGTGATGGGTCCATTCGGTGTACACAATCGGTGATGAGTCAATGGACCCAAGCACGTCTCGTCTAA
- the LOC106311055 gene encoding CASP-like protein 1F1, translating into MGDSVGKRTLMNLKVQVSMRVLTLGAALASMGLMITNREVASVYGIAFEAKYSDSSAFRYLVFAYIAISAVTLFTLAWACLAVRRGGFIFALFFFDLLMTLTALSAFSAAMSEGYIGKYGNTHAGWLPICGYVHNYCNRTTLSLALSFVSFLLLFVLTVLTASAARRS; encoded by the exons ATGGGAGACAGTGTAGGGAAAAGAACATTAATGAATCTTAAGGTTCAAGTGTCGATGAGAGTGTTAACCCTCGGCGCTGCACTGGCCTCCATGGGGCTCATGATCACTAACCGTGAAGTTGCCTCTGTTTATGGTATTGCTTTTGAGGCTAAATACAGCGACTCCTCTGCCTTTAG GTATTTGGTGTTCGCATATATAGCTATCTCCGCCGTGACGTTGTTTACGCTTGCATGGGCTTGTTTGGCTGTCCGTAGAGGAGGATTTATTTTTGCACTCTTCTTCTTTGATTTG CTTATGACGTTGACGGCGTTATCGGCTTTCTCTGCGGCCATGTCGGAGGGATATATCGGAAAGTATGGTAATACACACGCCGGTTGGCTTCCGATCTGCGGTTATGTCCATAATTATTGCAATCGTACTACACTCTCACTCGCTTTGTCCTTCGTCTCTTTTCTACTCTTGTTCGTTCTTACAGTCTTAACTGCCTCCGCTGCTCGTCGTTCCTGA
- the LOC106311187 gene encoding uncharacterized protein LOC106311187, with amino-acid sequence MGLDYSYSQPSQDETFGGAESDSDYNEVESLIQQDQAHAFVYPPQPEVEFGFPQICYCGSEPKIATSSIEPGRRYYTCTNANDGECHVWKWWDEAVMEEMRARDRHTFQLAEKVDSLTFFNDHATEQKLVRLENMVCELAKNKSKSSLDYFVAVMVMVLIFIGVILVFV; translated from the coding sequence ATGGGTCTTGATTACAGCTATTCACAACCTTCACAGGATGAGACGTTTGGTGGGGCTGAGTCAGACAGTGACTACAACGAAGTCGAATCTCTCATTCAGCAAGACCAAGCACATGCGTTTGTGTACCCTCCACAGCCGGAGGTTGAATTCGGATTTCCACAAATATGCTACTGTGGGAGTGAACCGAAGATAGCTACGTCTAGCATCGAACCAGGTCGCAGATACTACACATGTACAAATGCAAACGATGGAGAGTGTCATGTGTGGAAATGGTGGGACGAGGCTGTAATGGAGGAGATGCGAGCCAGGGATAGACACACATTTCAGTTAGCCGAGAAGGTAGATTCTCTGACCTTCTTCAATGACCATGCTACTGAGCAGAAGCTCGTTAGATTAGAGAACATGGTGTGTGAGTTGGCCAAGAATAAATCAAAGTCTAGCTTAGATTACTTCGTTGCGGTTATGGTTATGGTCTTAATTTTCATAGGTGTCATCCTCGTATTTGTCTAA
- the LOC106308776 gene encoding glutathione S-transferase T3-like: protein MDPRIPYSQSTGYMGLLYSQHESVYDGNSPYESFPSGSSQIPQFSSQQCEAPTPPTHPPVERGRRHKWTPAEDEMLISVWLNTSKDAIVGNNQKSGTFWKRVGDYFFAALSGGDCVESSEHVHYKQRWHKISNDTSKFCGAYAAAERQISSGQHENDVLKVAHEIFFADQGSKFTLEHVWCVLRYEQKWLNLNSTKASESSKRKTVESDSQTSTTSVGEEEIRPEGVKAAKAKHNANGKSVDYYTTVLELRKVDLDRKEKLQKLAILDTLLAKTQPLSEAEEAAKNKLLA from the coding sequence ATGGATCCAAGGATTCCGTATAGCCAGTCTACTGGTTATATGGGCCTTCTTTACAGTCAACACGAAAGTGTTTATGATGGGAACTCTCCTTATGAGAGTTTTCCTTCTGGATCTTCACAGATCCCTCAATTCAGTTCTCAACAGTGTGAGGCTCCAACTCCACCCACACATCCACCCGTAGAGCGTGGGAGGAGACATAAATGGACCCCAGCCGAGGACGAGATGCTGATCAGTGTCTGGTTAAATACCTCTAAGGACGCTATAGTCGGCAATAACCAAAAATCAGGCACTTTCTGGAAACGAGTTGGAGATTATTTCTTCGCAGCTCTTTCTGGTGGAGATTGTGTTGAAAGTAGCGAGCATGTCCACTATAAGCAGAGGTGGCACAAAATCAGTAATGACACATCCAAGTTTTGTGGTGCATATGCGGCTGCAGAGAGACAGATATCTAGTGGTCAGCATGAGAACGATGTACTCAAGGTGGCCCATGAAATATTCTTCGCGGATCAGGGGTCCAAATTCACACTGGAGCATGTGTGGTGTGTGTTGAGGTATGAGCAGAAATGGCTCAACCTCAACAGCACTAAAGCTTCTGAAAGTTCAAAGAGGAAAACCGTTGAATCAGATTCCCAAACTTCAACCACAAGTGTTGGTGAGGAAGAGATACGCCCTGAAGGTGTAAAGGCTGCAAAAGCTAAACATAATGCAAATGGGAAGTCTGTTGATTACTATACGACGGTACTTGAACTGAGGAAGGTGGATTTGGATAGGAAAGAAAAACTCCAGAAGCTTGCCATCTTAGACACTCTCCTAGCCAAAACCCAACCACTCAGTGAGGCTGAAGAAGCAGCCAAAAACAAGCTCCTCGCCTAG
- the LOC106312457 gene encoding oleosin 18.5 kDa-like encodes MVTPPTRGYYCMMTPLTHDSLSPSLPFIYLINSTIIATPKHKLIYLFNNSIMADTARTHHDITSRDQYPLLGRDRDQYPYGRSDYQTSSQDYSKTRQIAKAATAVTAGGSLLVLSSLTLVGTVIALTVATPLLVIFSPILVPALITVALLITGFLSSGGFGIAAITVFSWIYKYATGEHPQGSDKLDSARMKLGSKAQDIKDRAQYYGQQHTGGEPDRDRTRGTHHNTT; translated from the exons ATGGTGACGCCACCAACACGTGGCTACTATTGCATGATGACGCCATTGACACATGACTCTCTTTCCCCTTCCCTTCCCTTCATATATCTAATCAATTCAACAATCATAGCTACTCCAAAACATAAACTCATCTATCTCTTCAACAATAGCATAATGGCGGATACTGCTAGAACCCATCACGATATCACCAGCCGTGACCAGTACCCCTTGTTGGGCCGAGACCGAGACCAGTATCCTTACGGACGATCAGATTACCAGACCTCCAGCCAAGACTACTCCAAGACTAGGCAGATTGCTAAAGCTGCTACCGCAGTCACCGCTGGAGGGTCCCTTCTTGTCCTCTCCAGTCTCACCCTTGTCGGAACAGTCATTGCTTTGACTGTTGCCACTCCTCTGCTTGTTATCTTTAGCCCAATCCTCGTCCCGGCTCTCATCACCGTAGCACTTCTCATCACTGGCTTTCTCTCCTCTGGTGGGTTTGGCATTGCAGCTATAACCGTCTTCTCCTGGATCTATAA GTACGCAACGGGAGAGCACCCACAGGGGTCAGATAAGCTGGACAGTGCAAGGATGAAGCTGGGAAGCAAAGCTCAGGATATTAAAGATAGAGCTCAGTACTATGGACAACAACATACAGGTGGGGAGCCTGACCGTGACCGTACCCGTGGAACCCATCACAATACTACATAA
- the LOC106308777 gene encoding uncharacterized protein LOC106308777: MLRAAGRGLLGAAGRGMLRAAGRAMKRTGGVKGGVKDPFASSTSTPAGNASVSLGGGYANKFGSSSGSNNLRITASGSLLSFPVAATSRSWSGGAFSFNSYGAYEDFEWVTVEGTDEEEEDDDSVFGSVPSVDEVEDAVSALKQ; this comes from the coding sequence ATGCTACGCGCCGCCGGCAGAGGGTTGTTAGGCGCCGCCGGAAGAGGGATGCTACGCGCCGCCGGACGTGCGATGAAGAGGACCGGCGGAGTCAAGGGCGGAGTTAAAGATCCCTTTGCTTCATCAACGTCGACTCCAGCTGGGAACGCCTCTGTCTCGCTTGGTGGAGGGTATGCCAATAAATTCGGATCTTCTTCTGGGTCAAACAATCTAAGGATCACGGCATCAGGGTCGCTATTGAGTTTTCCGGTGGCTGCAACCTCCAGATCATGGAGCGGTGGCGCTTTTTCGTTTAACAGTTACGGCGCTTATGAAGACTTTGAGTGGGTTACGGTGGAAGGAACCGACGAAGAAGAAGAAGATGATGATTCTGTTTTTGGCTCTGTTCCTTCTGTTGATGAAGTTGAAGATGCTGTTTCTGCTCTCAAGCAGTAA
- the LOC106312459 gene encoding uncharacterized protein LOC106312459, translated as MPTGMVHQVPSFGTELDWVEPSMELCHSRILQPHAYDHVYNAFDLLRTEPSVQRMVLSLSSDKAVWKAVRNNEVVQEIKDLYYNGINQDEESSDDDSSGDESSDDTPRKNNTPTDFIKWVFDSTVVKATEVLKKIIKLAIELLNSFKVNKKRKRGKLNNWFEEDLKTSVFLSILVMLVVMVSRACNNSMNDLSC; from the exons ATGCCCACAGGAATGGTTCATCAAGTTCCTTCGTTTGGGACGGAGTTGGACTGGGTGGAGCCTTCAATGGAACTATGTCATTCAAGAATCTTACAGCCTCATGCTTATGATCACGTTTACAATGCTTTTGACCTACTACGAACCGAGCCATCCGTCCAG AGAATGGTGTTATCATTGTCATCTGACAAAGCAGTGTGGAAGGCAGTGAGGAACAACGAGGTGGTGCAAGAGATTAAGGATTTGTACTACAATGGCATTAATCAAG ACGAGGAGAGTTCAGATGATGACAGTTCAGGTGATGAGAGCTCAGATGACACTCCACGGAAGAATAACACACCAACAGATTTCATAAAATGGGTATTTGACAGCACCGTGGTTAAGGCCACGGAAGTGTTAAAGAAGATAATAAAGCTCGCGATAGAACTCTTAAATAGTTTCAAAGTTAACAAAAAGAGGAAACGTGGCAAACTCAACAATTGGTTCGAGGAAGATCTCAAGACTTCGGTCTTTCTCTCCATCTTGGTCATGTTGGTCGTGATGGTGTCCCGAGCCTGCAACAATTCTATGAACGATCTAAGTTGTTAA
- the LOC106312688 gene encoding E3 ubiquitin protein ligase RIN2: MGIRYLSVSVASTALSFVGLQVWTELSLDRLRADGLIAKNISLGDSEHALELLLGSYFTIALLTNFVLNVYILLILSLKTLFFGDLYGVETKKLVERLANYIIYKGTFLPLVIPPTIFQGVLWTVWLTVLCTLKMFQALARDRLERLNASPSSTPWTYFRVYSVLFLVLSVDMLWIKLSLMTYNTIGSSVYLLLLFEPCSIAFETLQALLIHGFQLLDMWINHLVVNNSDCQRSKFIDSMTAGSLLEWKGLLNRNLGFFLDMATLVMALCHYLHIWWLHGIAFHLVDAVLFLNIRALLSAILKRMKGYIKLRIALGSLHAALPDATSEELRAYDDECAICREPMAKAKRLHCNHLFHLGCLRSWLDQGLNDVYSCPTCRKPLFAGRTESEANPRTVEVSRDEQLARQLERQNSPAHPLATGLFPAEMPSSVETDPSRNLGLDPSWLQTWSDQGIDVAGPSTTASRSVGLGRVQMMMRHLASVGESYAQTALDDAAWSLWPMNPSQASTSTTTTIPPGAGGRTGGLHLRTVSNVTNESLASILAMAETVREVMPHVPDEIIFQDLQRTNSVAVTVNNLLQM; this comes from the exons ATGGGGATAAGGTACTTGTCGGTCTCGGTGGCATCAACAGCTCTGAGCTTTGTGGGGCTTCAAGTCTGGACAGAGTTGTCTTTGGATAGGCTTAGAGCTGATGGGCTGATTGCAAAGAACATTTCTTTAGGAGACTCCGAGCATGCCCTTGAGCTGCTTCTGGGATCTTACTTTACAATCGCCCTGTTGACCAATTTTGTGCTCAATGTGTATATTCTTCTGATACTCTCCCTCAAG ACTCTATTTTTTGGAGATTTATATGGCGTTGAAACTAAAAAGTTGGTGGAGCGACTTGCCAATTACATCATTTACAAG GGTACATTTCTGCCGCTGGTGATTCCCCCAACAATATTTCAGGGTGTACTGTGGACAGTTTGGCTGACTGTTCTATGCACTTTAAAG ATGTTTCAAGCTTTGGCTAGAGACCGGCTTGAACGATTGAATGCATCTCCTTCTTCTACACCTTGGACATACTTCCGTGTGTATTCAGTTCTGTTCTTGGTTCTCTCTGTTGATATGCTGTG GATAAAGCTTTCCCTTATGACATACAATACAATTGGTTCTTCTGTGTATCTGTTGTTACTTTTTGAGCCATGCAGTATTGCTTTTGAGACCTTGCAG GCGCTGTTGATTCATGGGTTTCAGTTGCTTGATATGTGGATCAATCACTTAGTAGTCAATAACTCAGACTGCCAAAGATCCAAGTTTATCGATTCCATGACAGCAG GCTCACTATTGGAATGGAAAGGCCTCCTCAACCGAAACCTTGGTTTCTTCCTGGACATGGCTACTTTGGTAATGGCACTATGTCATTATTTGCATATCTGGTGGCTCCATGGCATTGCCTTTCATCTGGTGGATGCAGTTTTGTTTCTCAACATACGT GCATTGCTTAGTGCAATTTTGAAACGAATGAAAGGATACATAAAACTGAGAATAGCTCTGGGTTCTCTCCATGCAGCCCTTCCTGATGCAACTTCTGAAGAGTTACGTGCATATGATGATGAATGTGCTATATGCCGG GAACCTATGGCTAAGGCTAAAAGGCTTCACTGCAACCACCTTTTCCATCTTGGATGCCTGCGATCCTG GTTGGATCAAGGTCTAAATGATGTTTATTCTTGTCCTACATGTCGTAAGCCTCTTTTTGCTGGTAGAACTGAAAGTGAGGCTAACCCTCGCACAGTTGAAGTCTCAAGGGATGAGCAGCTAGCGCGTCAGCTTGAAAGACAAAACAGTCCTGCTCATCCACTAGCCACTGGCTTATTCCCTGCTGAGATGCCAAGTTCTGTTGAAACTGATCCTTCCAG GAATTTAGGATTGGATCCAAGCTGGCTGCAGACATGGTCAGACCAGGGCATTGATGTCGCTGGTCCCTCTACTACAGCTTCTAGGTCCGTTGGACTGGGGAGGGTTCAGATGATGATGAGGCATCTTGCATCTGTTGGGGAAAGCTATGCTCAGACTGCACTTGACGATGCTGCTTGGAGTCTATGGCCGATGAACCCTTCACAAGCTTCCACTTCTACTACTACAACCATACCTCCAGGTGCTGGTGGAAGGACAGGTGGTCTGCATCTAAGAACTGTATCAAATGTGACAAATGAAAGCTTGGCAAGTATACTAGCTATGGCTGAGACAGTGAGGGAAGTCATGCCACATGTGCCTGATGAAATTATTTTCCAG GACCTGCAGAGAACAAACTCTGTTGCTGTTACAGTGAATAATCTTCTCCAGATGTGA